The window CAAAAGCACATCTAGCAAATCTATCAAGGAATttctcaaaaagaagaaatgaaaggtTATAGACTAACCTAGTGAAATACCTGATTTGAATCTCATTGAAACATTGTAAGGAGATTTCAAATGGGCAGTACTTGTAAGAAAACCCAGAAACATTGTGCAACTAAAGGAGTTTTGCATGTTGGACTAGTCTAAAGTTTCATCAAGTTGATGTCTGAGATTGGTGGGCAGTGATGCAAATTATGCAAAATGCCTATAAGAAATATACGCCCTGCCTTGCGTTTCTGTTAAAAGGTGGCAGTACTAGCTTCTGAGGCCaaggatgtacttactttttcacccaAGTTGACATTTGTTTGATTGAAAggggaaattttctttttattcaagtGTATCACcattatctgtaggcactgtttgcctgttcaaatatgttgaagaaGTCAGCAGTTCCATAGGGTATACCTGCCTTTTCACCTTTTTGGaaaatactgtattacattttaaatccTATCTCAACCATTAACATCATGAGACCTTATGCATGATGCTTATAGCTTACAGAATAAACTTAATGAGAATTTCTGGGTCCACTGTTAGAATCCTGTatatctttctgttcttgccCAATTGCAAAACAATGAAGTAATCCAAACATGCTCCTTAGTATCAATAATAACATGTAAATGTTTAAGAacgggctcgatggcgagcgcctggtggccgggcctgcacccatggggctcggccgggcacagcccgaagaggcaacgtgggtcccccttcccatgggctcaccacctatgggaggggccaaggaggtcgggtgcagtgtgagttgggtggtggccgaaggcggggaccttggcggtccgatcctcggctacagaaactggctcttgggacgtggaatgtcacctctctgaaggggaaggagcctgagctagtgcgcgaagttgagaggttccggctagatatagtcggactcacctcgacgcacagcttggactctggaaccaatctccttgagaggggctggactctctaccactctggagttgcccccggtgagaggcgccgagcaggtgtgggtatacttattgccccccaacttggagcctgtacattggggtttaccccggtggacgagagggtagcctcccttcgccttcgggtggggggacgggtcctaactgttgtttgtgcgtatgcaccgaacagcagttcaaagtacccaccctttttggagtccctggagggggtgctagagggcataccttctggggactccctcgttctgctgggagacttcaatgctcacgtgggcaatgacagtgagacctggaagggcgtgattgggaggaatggcccccctgatctgaacccgagcggtgttttgttattggacttctgtgctcgtcacggattgtccataacgaacaccatgttcaagcataggggtgttcatatgtgcacttggcaccaggacaccctaggcctcagttcgatgatcgactttgtggtcgtgtcgtcggacttgcggccacatgtcttggacactcgggtgaaaagaggggcggagctgtcaactgatcaccacctggtggtgagttggcttcgatggtgggggaggatgccggtcaggcgtggtaggcccaaacgtgttgtgagggtctgctgggaacgtctggcagagccccctgtcagaagtagcttcaactcccacctccggcagaacttcgaccacatcccgagggaggtgggggacattgagtccgaatgggccatgttccgtgcctctattgttgaggcagctgaccggagctgtggccgtaaggtggtcggtgcctgtcgtggcggcaatccccgaacccgctggtggacaccgacggtgaaggatgccgtcaagctgaagaaggagtcctacaggacccttttgtcctgtgggaccccggaggcagctgaaaggtaccggcaggccaagcggaatgcggctttggtggttgctgaggcaaaaactcgggcgtgggaggagtttggggaggccatggagaatgactttcggacggcttcgaggagattctggtccaccatccggcgtctcaggaaggggaagcagtgcagtgtcaacactgtatatggtggggatggtgcgctgctgacctcgactcgggacgttgtgggtcggtggggggaatacttcgaagacctcctcaatcccattaacatgccttccagtgaggaagcagagcctggggactcagaggtgggctcccccatctctgggactgaggtcaccgaggtggtcaaaaaactccttggtggcagggccccgggggtggatgagatatgcccggagttcctcaaggctctggatgttgtaggactgtcttggctgacacgcctctgcaacatcgcatggacatcagggacagtgcttctggattggcagaccggggtggtggtccccctctttaagaagggggatcggagggtgtgttccaactacagagggatcacactcctcagcctccctggaaaagtctattcaggggtcctggagaggagggtccgtcggatagtcgagcctcggattcaggaggaacagtgtggttatcgtcctggtcgcggaacagtggactagctctatacccttagcagggtcctggagggtgcatgggagtttgcccaaccagtctacatgtgttttgtggacttagaaaaggcattcgaccgtgtccctcggggaatcctgtggggggtactccgagagtatggggtaccggcccccctgataagggctgttcagtccctgtacgatcggtgccagagcttggtccgcattgccggcagtaagtcgaacccgtttccagttggactccgccagggctgccctttgtcaccgattctgttcataacttttatggacagaatttctaggcgcagccagggtgttgagggggtccggtttggtgggctcaggattgggtcactgctttttgcagatgatgttgtcctgtttgcttcatcaggccgtgatcttcagctctctctggatcggttcgcagccgagtgtgaagcggctgggatgagaatcagcacctccaaatccgagaccatggtcctcagccggaaaagggtggagtgccctctcagggttggtagcgagatcctgccccaagtggaggagttcaagtatctcggggtcttgttcacgagtgagggaagaatggagcgtgagatcgacaggcggatcggtgcggcatccgcagtaatgcgggcattgcatcggtctgtcgtggtgaaaaagaaaactgagccgcaaggcgaagctctcaatttaccagtcgatctatgttcctaccctcacctatggtcatgagctatgggtagtgaccgaaagaacgagatcgcgaatacaagcggctgaaatgagtttcctccgcagggtgtctgggctttcccttaaagatagggtgagaagctcagtcatccgggaggggctcagagtagagccgctgctcctccgcatcgagaggagtcagatgaggtggctcgggcatctgatcaggatgcctcctggacgcctccctggtgaggtgttccgggcacgtccaaccgggaggaggccccggggaagacccaggacacgctggagggactatgtctctcgactggcctgggaacgccttgggattctcccggaagagctagaagaagtggccggggagagggaagtctgggcatctctgctcaagctgctgcccccgtgacccgacctcggataagcgggagacaatggatggatggatggatgtttaagaaCTTTGAGCTTCAGAATGGTGTGTTATATGGTGTATATGGTTGCCTTGTACTCCGTTACacacatattttgttttacaaaGTTCTTGAGCATATAAAATATTTGGGTGTGAGTATGTCATCCAGTCTGTGCTCGCTCACATAGTATTAACCGAGTGAAAACTATTGTTGGGCAGTCTGTGTACTGGAGGTCAATTAGTCTCGCCAGGAACAAAATTGACTGTAAattaacatcttttttatttttttaccgtCATGCACAAGCATTAAATACCGATTAGTCATTTTTGTTATAGATtgcttataattttaaaaaaaaaatcacttctttATAAAGGTGCCAGTGTAGCTGACAATTTCTGATGAGAAAGACTCCGTGTTTATGGTAAATGTATTAATTACTAACTGTACTTCACATCATCATCCACTCATTTTACATGATTAACCTGCTTGCAAATCAGTAAATGTGGACAAAACTGAGCAGAGTTAATGCATTACTGTAGTCTACAGTACATAACAATGCAAATCAACATTGGTGTTTTGGCaaacaagaaacagaattatCTGATTGGTTTCATTACAGCCAAATTATTTTCACACAGGCTCCAGTGAACCTTCATGCCTTCTTGTAAGCTAGTCCATATTAACTTACCTTATGTCCTAAAAAATGGGTATTAATCTCAAATATGTCTAtctcattgtttttgttattatttaaataggATAACCATGCTGTCAAAAAGCAACAGGCTAAAGCTGACACCAAACAGTTTGACCGGCTCTTCGTTCAAATAGTAAATGACTTGACAGAACAGGACCTTAGTCATTCAGAAGTGGGAGATGCAATTAGACGGCTGAAGCAGGTACCCAAACATTCAAAATTTTCAATGATACTGTGAAATCTTTGTGTTAGATTTTacatacaatttgtttttgttattacagAGGCATGTACTGTTGCTACTAGTTTTAACAGATCATTTTGCTTGTTGCACAATTTTCTTTAGTAGAGTttgagtttcatttttaaaaagcaagtttGTTGTGGTTAATAGAAACTTGTAATATGAAATTAATTGAATCATCTACTGCCCCCTGTTGGACATTCTTGCAGGTCTTGGAGTACAATGCCCCAGGAGGTAAAAGGAATCGTGGCCTGTCAGTCATTGCTTCATATCGGGAGTTGGTCACTTCTGAGCAACTCACACCTGAGAACCTGCAGCGAGCCCTGGTGGTTGGCTGGTGCATTGAATTGGTGTGTTGATGTTATTTACTTGTCTTTTTTTCACTGTCTGAATAGcacatttgatattttttaatcagAAAAGGAGTTGGTATTGATAGTTTTAATTATGTACTGTGGTATGCATGTTATCTGTCATTTGAAAAGCAGAGCCTGCTGCAGTTAACTGTAATCCTCTTGTTCCTTTATAGTTACAAGCCTTTTTCCTAGTGGCAGATGACATTATGGATGCATCTTTGACCAGAAGGGGGCAACCATGCTGGTATAAGAGAGCAAgtatcattttttgtttattttataatacagtatttgttaaGGAAACAATAAAGAAATCCAAGCATTTTTTTAGCTCTTTACCTATCTTCACTTtataaaatcacaaaatgtactttgtgtgaatgtataataaaaaaaaagaatgctataAATGGAGAATCTGGATGAGGtacttttttcagtttctaaCAAATTTTAATGGTGATTGACAGGATGGTATTGGATTAGATGCTGTCAATGACTCCTTTTTGTTGGAAGCCACCATCTACCGACTGCTAAAAAAGTATTGCAGAGGAGAACCTTTCTATATTAACCTCATTGAGCTCTTCCTGGAAGTAAGGAAATGTATATAGACACTTTGATTTGCACACAATTTCTTAGCATGTTTtgttaatacaaaaatataaaccatgtattattttattttgccccCTGTTTCTGTGGTAGACAAGTTATCAGACAGAACTAGGTCAAGCTTTGGATCTGATCACAGCCCCACCTAACCAAATAGATTTGACACGATTCACTGATGACAGGTGAGTCTCCAAGCTCAATGCACAACAATGCAATGATCAGAGTAATACTTCAGCATACTTAATCTGAATGTCATGGTCTTATTACCCCCTCAGTTCAAATGAAATTAAGACCAAAGATTTGATTCTAAAAATGCCATTGTTATCCATACTGCTTCACCATTGTCTTGGATATTCATGGATTCTCATCTACTGCATCTCTGGTGGGAAGTATGtatgtttttgatgtttgtctgCAGTGCTGCAAACACTTGTATGATTGGACATTATCCAGCTGTTCTTTTTATAATGTCACGTAAAACCTTTAGAGAAAATGAAGTACTCTCATCTGTTAATAACACCTCATCCAACAGTAATAATAGTTTCTGGATTTTAATCAGCTATAGGTATGCCTAAAACTAAGCATCTAATTTTGGTTGAATTTAATGGGAATAAGGTTCAAAGTTCCTGTGTAATATGTAGTTTTCTATTGTTACTTTCATACCTAATTCAATTTAATGTTTATTCTGCAGTAATTAAACTGAAACCATCCTATTAAGcaaaacttttttgaaaatttGAATTTCATATTGTGCAGTTTTTTGTGTTATCAAGTTTAATCTGTAAAAGCAatcattttgttaattgttttttacTCTGATCTTTACCTGTATGATGTactgacaattaaaaaataataacaataagcgcTGACATGGTGGCACTATGGTTAGTTCTGCCTTACAATTACGCGGATGCACATTTGATTCCTGGCCCAGTTTCTCCCCAAATTACAAAGATGTGCACATGGGGCTGGTTGATAACTATGAAATGCCTTTCACCCAGTGGTGATGTAGTAATCTGTAGTTCATATGTAATTAATTAAGCAGATCTGAAAGATGGGATGTGTGCATgtatataatgaaaaaagttataatttttcattataattagtCCAATTAAGAGAATTCTTTCTATAAATCTTCCTATTTGAAGTCTGTGATTGACTATCCAGTAACTTTATGATCTCATCCATGTTTGTGGGGAACCAAAGGCTTTTCCAACCATGGATTGGGCAGGGCAGTATAAGATCACAAATGGAATGCTACCTCAGGATTCTTGCAAACAAAGCCTTAAGTACATCACTTGGGTGACTAAATGGGGTTTTTGAAGAAAGGTATAAAATGTAGACTTTTAATTTGACAACAAAGTGGCTGTTTGCTgctcatacagtatactgtatatagttgtatggaaaaaaaaaccaaacttatTTTAGCTTCTGCAACTGCAAAGCTACGTGTTGCAACACTGTGATTCTTAAACTTCTTTCacttattaattttgttaataaatgttatacctttaaattctattaaaattcatattcattcattcttcttttttaatgcaAAGATAGAAAATTAAGAACAATGCTAAGCTTAGGTATTGACAAAGGTTGCCacttcaaatcccataaacaccaaaagtgactctacttcattgggcccttatGCAAGGcgtttaacctgcaattgctccgtcctgggtgtgatgttaatctgcatccagtcctgcaggTAGGCCcttcaacctgcagggaaaacctgggagttggtggcagaattggcactcctgccaccataaaaaacctcacactggttccattccacatgaactagtgtggtgctgaggtgtcacccgttgcatggctgcactcgggttttAAACTGGGAtcatgagttggtttgtcgtgtggtgggtgtggcaatgcgctgaatctgcgtgtgctcctaacctcaccTCCCTATCCTATAAAAAGGTTTAATCTATTACTTTTTTCAAAACAAGAAAGAAGTCATATGATGAACATGCTGTGCTAAATTTGTGTTTTCTCACTTATCTTGTCAAGCGTTCTATTTGTAAGCTCTTTCCCTTTTTAGCAATGGTCTGTTAAAATGTACTTTAAGAAATCAAACTTGGATCACTTTTCTTGTGCCAATTGGACATTTAGGAAATACAAAGTAACTTTTACAGAGGCAATTGATACTTCCAAATTGTGCTGAAAGGGACTAGTTAATAAGCATTTGCTTCTTTAAAGTGGCATTGTGTCTACAAATAATATATGTTGTCCAGGATTCATTTTATGCCACCAAGAATACAGAGCAAAGATACCGTtgagtttttttacagtgaaATTGATTAGGATATCGGATTTCCTCAATAAGATGACCTTTTATAGTTTAGACCCTGTTGCAGCaacttttttattgtttagtcacatttaataaaataaaaaaatagcaaaatgtgatACATCCAAATGTATAGTACACtggaaaaataaagtatttaattgaaattaaaattcttaacaaacaacacagaaatatttttttaaaatatgatagAGTATATAATATAATTGGTAAACTTCTTTGT of the Erpetoichthys calabaricus chromosome 2, fErpCal1.3, whole genome shotgun sequence genome contains:
- the fdps gene encoding farnesyl pyrophosphate synthase, with protein sequence MDNHAVKKQQAKADTKQFDRLFVQIVNDLTEQDLSHSEVGDAIRRLKQVLEYNAPGGKRNRGLSVIASYRELVTSEQLTPENLQRALVVGWCIELLQAFFLVADDIMDASLTRRGQPCWYKRDGIGLDAVNDSFLLEATIYRLLKKYCRGEPFYINLIELFLETSYQTELGQALDLITAPPNQIDLTRFTDDRYKAIVKYKTAFYSFYLPVAAAMYMAGIDDEMEHNNAKAILLEMGEFFQIQDDYLDCFGDPAITGKIGTDIEDNKCSWLVVEALKRVTSEQRQVLELCYGRKDNESVNRVKSLYTDLEMPKVYSEYEDSSYQRLMSLIERHANKLPHSIFLSFAQKIYKRNK